The genomic stretch AAATGGTCGTTCCCTCAAGCAGTATTTTGGCCGAGCCGCCTGTCGCCGTTGTCGATAAGTATGCAGAAACGAACGGCACCACCGAAGTTGCGAAGGCCTACCTGGAATACCTGTATACTCCCGCCGGACAAAAGATTGCCGCCAAACATTACTACCGGCCGAGCGAACCTGAATATGTCGATCCCGCCGTTCTGAAGCAATTCCCGGAACTGACTCTTTTTTCGGTGAACGATGTATTCGGGAGCTGGCGCGAGGCAAACGACAAGCACTTCAAGGAAGGCGGCGTCTTCGATTCCATCTACGCTCCGAAATAGTCGT from Pirellulales bacterium encodes the following:
- a CDS encoding substrate-binding domain-containing protein, whose translation is MVVPSSSILAEPPVAVVDKYAETNGTTEVAKAYLEYLYTPAGQKIAAKHYYRPSEPEYVDPAVLKQFPELTLFSVNDVFGSWREANDKHFKEGGVFDSIYAPK